Proteins encoded together in one Lathyrus oleraceus cultivar Zhongwan6 chromosome 5, CAAS_Psat_ZW6_1.0, whole genome shotgun sequence window:
- the LOC127087648 gene encoding galactoside 2-alpha-L-fucosyltransferase-like isoform X3: MIITGPKNHSLEDQKKDTSLSSISIASDQLLDGLLVSAFDESSCLSRYRSHLYRKASPYKPSVYLISKLRNYESLHRSCGPRTKSYNKVMRKGPKLSKNDAGKNCKYLVWTASNGLGNRMITLAAAFLYAILTDRVLLVKFGTDMFGLFCEPFPDSSWLLPRNFPYWKGQKHIETYENMLMNSKINRSNGFLPQFLILNLQHTHDGHNNFFHCDQSQVLLQKVPVLILSSDQYFVPSLFMIPSFTQELSNMFPKKDTVFHHLGRYLFHPSNEAWELISRFYEAHLAKENEKIGLQIRVYNTHRAPHKTIINEILACTLQHKLLPDIGVPKTVAESHLKKQASKAVLVASLYSEYGEKLRTMYKANTTVTGEVINVYQPSHEGRQKSNNDTHNIKAWTEIYLLSLCDALITSPKSTFGYVAHSLGGLKPWILERAYGETFPNPPCRRAKSMEPCFHYPPKHDCRANNTIDFTSLFHHMKHCEDVSSGLRLVNVNH; the protein is encoded by the exons ATGATAATCACAG GTCCAAAAAATCATTCACTTGAAGACCAAAAGAAGGATACATCTCTATCTTCTATTAGCATTGCTAGTGACCAATTACTTGATGGACTTCTGGTTTCCGCATTTGATGAATCATCGTGCTTAAGTAGGTATCGATCTCACTTATACCGTAAAGCTTCCCCTTATAAACCTTCTGTATATCTGATATCCAAGCTGCGAAACTATGAAAGTCTTCATAGAAGTTGCGGACCTCGTACAAAATCATACAATAAAGTCATGAGAAAGGGCCCAAAACTTAGCAAAAATGATGCAGGTAAAAATTGCAAATATCTTGTCTGGACAGCTTCCAATGGATTGGGGAACAGGATGATAACCTTGGCTGCAGCCTTTCTTTATGCTATCCTCACTGACCGGGTTTTACTCGTCAAATTTGGGACTGACATGTTTGGTCTCTTTTGTGAGCCATTTCCCGATTCCTCATGGTTACTTCCAAGGAACTTTCCTTATTGGAAAGGTCAGAAACATATTGAAACATATGAAAACATGCTAATGAATAGCAAGATAAACAGATCAAATGGGTTTTTGCCGCAATTTCTCATTCTTAATCTACAGCACACTCATGATGGGCATAACAACTTCTTTCATTGTGATCAAAGTCAAGTTCTTCTCCAAAAAGTTCCCGTTCTAATTTTGTCGTCGGATCAATACTTTGTCCCTTCCCTTTTTATGATCCCATCTTTTACACAAGAACTAAGCAACATGTTCCCTAAGAAAGACACTGTTTTTCACCATTTGGGGCGCTACCTTTTCCACCCGTCCAATGAGGCATGGGAGCTAATTAGCAGGTTCTATGAGGCACATTTAGCCAAGGAAAATGAGAAAATTGGCTTGCAGATTAGAGTATACAACACTCACCGAGCACCACATAAAACAATTATTAATGAAATTCTAGCCTGCACCCTTCAGCATAAGCTGCTGCCTGATATCGGTGTGCCAAAGACAGTAGCGGAGTCTCATTTAAAGAAGCAGGCATCAAAAGCTGTTCTAGTGGCATCTCTATATTCCGAATATGGTGAGAAGCTGAGGACTATGTACAAGGCAAATACAACTGTGACCGGGGAGGTAATAAATGTTTATCAGCCAAGTCATGAAGGGCGTCAAAAATCAAATAATGACACGCACAATATTAAAGCATGGACGGAAATATATCTGCTGAGTTTGTGTGATGCATTGATCACAAGCCCCAAGTCTACTTTTGGGTATGTTGCTCATAGTCTTGGAGGTTTAAAGCCATGGATTCTTGAGAGGGCATATGGGGAAACCTTCCCAAATCCACCTTGTCGACGAGCCAAGTCCATGGAGCCTTGTTTCCATTATCCTCCAAAGCATGATTGTAGGGCCAACAACACAATTGATTTTACTTCCCTTTTTCATCACATGAAGCACTGTGAAGATGTATCTAGTGGACTGAGGTTGGTCAATGTTAATCACTAG
- the LOC127087650 gene encoding uncharacterized protein LOC127087650, with the protein MGIIRGCFSFIAGTVCGVYVAQNYKVPNIAKLADTVLFMAKITEETYRKPKKKDDNDE; encoded by the coding sequence ATGGGTATAATTAGGGGTTGCTTTTCTTTTATAGCTGGAACAGTTTGTGGAGTTTATGTGGCTCAGAATTATAAAGTACCTAATATTGCTAAGCTGGCTGATACTGTTTTGTTCATGGCTAAAATCACCGAGGAAACATACCGCAAACCCAAGAAGAAGGATGACAATGATGAATGA
- the LOC127087653 gene encoding pentatricopeptide repeat-containing protein At1g80880, mitochondrial has product MAQLCRFYHSISKGLQAFAILKPSYPFASFSQAFYQTLSLPSSSKSQYPPLNFEFDLDDPALLQFLQLLKKDDKHCLSSLEPSKDLICSAIWVLREDWKHALRAFELNSYCNDEKACNLMIWVLGTHGKFSTAWSIVRDMHSSSLSTHQAMLIIIDRYAYANNSAKAIETFNFMNKFRLTPDQKAFRALLTALCKHGNVEEAEEFMLVNKNLFPLEIESFNIILNGWCNITTDVYEAKRVWRDMLKYCLTPDATSYSHMISCFSKEGNLFDSLRLYDQMKKRDWIPGIEIYNSLVYVLTRENCPKEALKTIDKLKEQGLQPDSATFNSMIVPLCEAGKLAMARIVLNTMVEETISPTVETYHAFFEAADYHGTLEFLSKMKGSGLSPNKDSFLIILEKLFKLKQPVNALKIWAEMKKYEVVPSCIHYRKMVEGLISCRWFIKARDFYEEMISNGCSEDPKLNKILQKEVLGSGDKRKQNVKKANSDKV; this is encoded by the exons ATGGCTCAACTGTGTCGCTTTTACCACTCAATTTCAAAGGGGCTTCAGGCTTTTGCAATTCTAAAACCTTCTTACCCTTTTGCATCTTTCTCTCAGGCATTTTATCAAACACTTTCACTACCCTCTTCTTCAAAGAGTCAATATCCACCTTTGAACTTCGAATTTGATTTGGATGATCCAGCTCTACTGCAATTCCTCCAATTGCTCAAAAAGGATGATAAACATTGCCTTTCATCACTGGAACCAAGTAAAGATTTGATATGTTCCGCAATTTGGGTCTTAAGGGAAGATTGGAAACATGCATTGCGTGCCTTCGAATTGAATAGCTATTGTAATGATGAGAAAGCTTGCAACTTGATGATTTGGGTTTTGGGAACTCACGGAAAGTTTTCTACTGCTTGGTCCATTGTTCGAGATATGCACAGCTCGTCTCTCTCCACGCATCAGGCTATGCTTATTATCATTGATAG ATATGCATATGCAAATAACTCTGCGAAGGCTATTGAAACATTCAACTTTATGAACAAGTTCAGATTGACTCCTGATCAGAAAGCATTCCGTGCACTTTTGACTGCTCTTTGTAAACATGGTAACGTTGAAGAGGCTGAAGAGTTTATGCTAGTGAACAAGAATCTCTTCCCGCTTGAAATCGAGAGCTTCAACATTATTCTTAATGGATGGTGTAACATAACAACTGATGTATATGAAGCAAAAAGAGTTTGGAGAGACATGTTAAAATACTGTTTAACACCAGATGCTACTTCATATAGCCACATGATTTCCTGCTTTTCAAAGGAAGGGAATCTTTTCGACTCTCTTAGACTCTATGATCAGATGAAGAAAAGGGATTGGATCCCGGGGATAGAGATCTACAATTCTTTAGTGTATGTCTTAACTCGTGAAAATTGTCCGAAGGAAGCTCTCAAGACTATAGATAAGTTAAAGGAACAAGGTTTGCAGCCTGATTCTGCCACATTTAACTCCATGATAGTGCCTCTTTGTGAAGCTGGAAAACTAGCAATGGCAAGAATAGTGTTGAACACAATGGTAGAGGAGACTATTAGTCCAACTGTTGAGACCTACCACGCATTTTTTGAAGCAGCAGATTATCATGGAACTTTAGAATTTCTGAGTAAGATGAAAGGTTCTGGCTTGAGTCCAAATAAGGATTCCTTTCTTATAATTCTGGAAAAACTCTTTAAGTTGAAGCAGCCTGTAAATGCATTGAAAATTTGGGCCGAAATGAAGAAATATGAAGTGGTGCCCAGTTGTATTCATTATAGAAAAATGGTTGAAGGGCTTATATCATGCAGGTGGTTCATAAAAGCCAGGGATTTTTATGAGGAGATGATCTCAAATGGATGTTCCGAAGATCCAAAGCTTAACAAAATCCTTCAGAAAGAAGTACTCGGTAGCGGTGATAAAAGAAAACAGAATGTTAAAAAGGCTAATAGTGATAAAGTGTGA
- the LOC127087651 gene encoding putative receptor-like protein kinase At1g80870: MPSRQFPSSSSNLFTKPKFLFIALTISASVVIVFSILYFLYHLWLSLVHRAKTIPYDASAPLKLQRFSYKDLKLATNGFDTANVIGKGGSGTVFKGVLKDGKFIAIKCLDSLSLQSEREFQNELQILGGLRSPFLVTLLGYCVEKNKRILVYEYMPNASLQESLFGDECFGLSWERRFCVIMDVARALEFLHLGCDPPVIHGDIKPSNVLLDSEFRGKISDFGLSRIKVEGEFGVDLFSQDLGKSQDLWKSQDLSGNLTVETPVIGTPVESVSEVDFALALQASSSSKNSRTCLNGKALNLNSLNYNANIVGESESRSLDVKGKEVSSFDMFVPYDDEFCSNDYSKDLAVNNACLVDDEKENGKKWGKDWWWRQDGSGELCSKDYVKEWIGSQICPSNADWDDDGIANTKNMNSIQEKSELENSSPIDKGNNDAIVNGTRLHVSATEDTDNGVVDMKEVNGKKNQKKKKKMKKNRKMQEWWKEEHLDELSKKKRNKLRSLETKWKKGLKLKVPRFGLGRRFYLCESDKNYGGEEGPNECEQNGEFSFRRGWRKKSSRSMGSDMWSGDLFSRELSSTTSMRGTLCYVAPEYGGCGFLMEKADIYSFGVLMLVIVSGRRPLHVLASPMKLEKANLISWCRHLAQASGSNILELVDEKLRDYNKEQASLCINLALICLQKIPELRPDIGDIVKILKGEMELPPLPFEFSPSPPSRLYSRSRSRRKQKGNAEV; the protein is encoded by the coding sequence ATGCCTTCAAGACAATTCCCTTCATCAAGTTCCAATCTTTTCACCAAACCCAAGTTTCTATTCATAGCACTCACCATTTCAGCTTCTGTGGTCATTGTGTTTTCAATTCTCTACTTTCTTTACCATCTTTGGCTTTCTCTTGTTCATAGAGCTAAGACTATACCTTATGATGCTAGTGCTCCTTTGAAGCTGCAGAGATTCTCTTACAAGGATTTAAAGCTTGCTACCAATGGTTTTGACACTGCCAATGTCATTGGCAAAGGTGGTTCTGGTACTGTTTTTAAGGGTGTTCTTAAAGATGGAAAATTTATTGCTATCAAGTGTTTGGATTCTTTGTCTTTGCAATCTGAGAGAGAGTTTCAGAATGAGTTGCAGATTCTTGGAGGGTTGAGATCACCTTTTTTGGTGACCCTTTTGGGCTATTGTGTTGAAAAGAATAAGAGGATTTTGGTGTATGAGTATATGCCTAATGCAAGCTTGCAAGAGTCACTTTTTGGTGATGAGTGTTTTGGTTTGAGTTGGGAGAGAAGGTTTTGTGTCATAATGGATGTTGCTAGAGCATTGGAGTTTTTGCACCTTGGATGTGATCCACCTGTGATTCATGGTGATATTAAGCCAAGCAATGTGTTGCTTGATTCCGAGTTTCGCGGGAAGATCTCGGATTTTGGGTTGTCAAGGATTAAGGTGGAGGGTGAATTTGGAGTTGATTTGTTTAGCCAAGATTTGGGGAAGAGTCAGGATCTTTGGAAAAGTCAGGATCTTTCAGGTAATTTGACAGTAGAAACTCCTGTAATTGGTACTCCTGTTGAGAGTGTTAGTGAAGTTGATTTTGCTCTTGCTTTGCAAGCTTCGTCTTCGTCGAAAAATAGTAGGACTTGTTTAAATGGTAAAGCTTTGAACTTGAACTCTTTGAATTATAATGCTAATATTGTTGGTGAGAGTGAAAGTAGGAGTTTAGATGTAAAAGGTAAAGAAGTTTCAAGTTTTGATATGTTTGTTCCTTATGATGATGAGTTTTGCAGCAATGATTATAGTAAGGATTTGGCTGTTAATAATGCTTGTTtggttgatgatgagaaggaaAATGGGAAAAAATGGGGAAAAGATTGGTGGTGGAGACAAGATGGAAGTGGTGAATTGTGTAGTAAAGATTATGTTAAGGAATGGATTGGGAGTCAGATTTGTCCATCGAATGCTGATTGGGATGATGACGGTATCGCGAATACTAAGAACATGAACAGCATTCAGGAGAAATCTGAGTTGGAAAATTCAAGTCCAATAGATAAAGGTAATAATGATGCAATTGTAAATGGAACTCGGTTACATGTTTCTGCGACGGAAGATACTGATAATGGAGTTGTTGATATGAAAGAGGTGAATGGAAAGAAAAaccagaagaagaagaagaagatgaagaagaataGGAAGATGCAAGAATGGTGGAAAGAAGAACATCTTGATGAGTTAAGCAAGAAGAAGAGAAACAAGCTGAGAAGTCTTGAAACGAAATGGAAGAAAGGGTTGAAATTGAAAGTTCCGCGATTTGGCTTAGGTAGAAGGTTCTATCTTTGTGAAAGTGATAAGAACTATGGAGGAGAGGAAGGACCGAACGAGTGCGAGCAAAACGGCGAGTTTAGCTTCAGGAGAGGTTGGAGGAAGAAAAGCTCGCGTTCGATGGGAAGTGATATGTGGAGTGGCGATCTTTTCAGCCGCGAACTGAGCAGCACGACTAGTATGAGAGGGACATTATGTTACGTTGCGCCGGAGTATGGAGGGTGTGGATTCTTAATGGAGAAAGCGGATATATACAGTTTCGGAGTTTTGATGCTTGTGATTGTATCAGGTAGAAGACCATTACATGTTCTTGCATCTCCAATGAAGTTAGAGAAAGCGAATTTGATAAGCTGGTGTAGACATTTGGCTCAGGCTAGTGGCAGTAACATTTTGGAACTAGTTGATGAGAAATTGAGAGATTACAATAAGGAACAGGCAAGTTTGTGTATCAACTTGGCACTCATTTGTTTACAGAAAATTCCGGAGTTGAGGCCGGATATCGGCGACATTGTTAAGATTTTGAAAGGGGAGATGGAGCTTCCGCCGCTTCCGTTCGAGTTCTCGCCGTCTCCTCCGTCCAGATTATACAGCAGATCAAGATCAAGGAGGAAACAGAAGGGCAATGCAGAAGTATAG